From the genome of Dehalococcoidales bacterium:
CAAAGGGAAAGTTTCTACTCTATCCCCGCTAAATCTACCTTCTCCAAGCGCAAAAGAAACACCTTCTTATCAAGCCCCCCCGCGTAACCGGTTAGGGTTCTATCCGATCCGATAACACGATGGCAAGGGATAATGATTGAAATCGGATTATGCCCCACCGCCCCACCAACCGCCTGAGCCGACATCGAAGCCAGATTACGTTCTTTGGCGATTTGTTTGGCGATTGCGCTGTAGGTGGTAAGCTCGCCGTAAGGTATCTCTAAAAGTATCTTCCAAACCGCCTCCTGAAAAGAAGTTCCTTTGGGGGCAAGTTGAAAAGTAAGCGAAGGATTGGCGCCTTTGAAATAGTCGCTAAGCCATGCCGTTAAATCTTTAAAGATCGGGAGTTCGGGTTTGTTACTCCAAATATTCGCACTTTGCGGATAATACTTTTGTTTATTAAACCATAATCCGGTCAGGCCATTTTCCGTTGCTGAAGCCGTAGCCGTTCCGAGCGGGGTTTCAATCTCACAAGTATAAATTAAATCCGTTGCGTTACTGTTTTTCATTTTGCGCCTCCGATTTAAGTGAATACCATAGGTTAACGGTAGCATAAGACCGCCAAGGTTTCCAATTTTGCGATAAATCTAAAATTTCTTTGGGGGAAAGCCCCGGTAAGGCAATTTTAACACCGTAATCGGTATGTGGGAAAGCATCCGGATGGCCAAAGATACGCATCGCAAAATACTGGAGTGTCCACGGGCCGATGCCTTTAATTTGCTTGAATTTTCCTAATTCTTCGAACGGATCGGCCCACTCGGCAAAAGAAGCCTTCCCATTTGCGAGGACCTCAGCCAAGCCTTGGATTGAACGTGAGCGGGAACCGATAATCCCCAAACTCCCCAGGCGGTCTTCAAGTGGCGGTTCTATTTTTAAAATCGCTTCAGGGGTCGGAAAAATAACGTTCAAATCTTCAAAAGGCGTTTCAATTTTTTCGCCGAAGGCATGAGCCAAGCGCATCGCCAGCGTTCTTGCTGCCTTAACGGTAACCTGCTGGCCTAAAATAGCACGAACAGCCGTTTCAAACGAATCAAAATGCCCCGGAATCCGCAAGCCCTCGTTACACTCCCCCTGTAAATGCTTTTTCAAAGCGCCCAGGTTCCCGTAAATCACTAACGGGTCGGCATCAAGGTCAAAAAGCTGCCTTATTTTATAAAGCAGTTTTGATAACACCGGTAACAGCGATACGGGAAGAGTAACCGATAGCGAATTAGTTTCGGGGCGGTTCGCAACCGCAATCCATCCCCGAAAAGCCGTGCCCCCTTTGGCAATACTTACCGTACGGTAATAGGTACCGTTTACAACTCTTTCAATCCCTGCAACCGCACGGTTATCCAAAAATTCAATCAGTTCGCCCCAATCATACGGCGGCCGATAACTTAACGATAGGGTAATTTCACCGTTTTTTGCGGCGTTTGTTTTTAACGTTTTTCGAAGGGAATCAACGGCCAGTTTATATTTATCTTGAAATGCCTCTTTTAAATCTTGTTCGCTCGCAAATCCTGCGGACAGCGCAATTTCATGCAAGGAGAGAGCGGTATCGGTTAAAAGACGTTTGGCAAGAAGCATTTTATGGGTTTGCCAATAGCGCTGCGGGGTAACCCCGTATTCGGCTACAAAGCTTTGCTCCAGATATTCGGTGCCGACATTAAGCCTTTCCGCCAAATCGTAAAGATCGCTGTCAAACTGCGCTTCGGTTTCTATAAACGCCACCGCCCTGCGAACGGTTAAGTTTTCCGAATGAAAATGGGGCGCAAGCTCGGGGCGGCATTTTAAACATGGGCGAAACCCCGCTTCCTCCGCCGCTGCCGCACTACGAAAAAACCGGCAATTTTCTTTTTGAGGCGTCTTAACGCGGCAAACCGGGCGGCAATAAATACCGGTGGAAGTTACCCCCACAAAAAACCGCCCGTCAAAACGAGGGTCGCGGTTACCCAGCATAGAATAGCAGTGATCGTTATTAAGCGCTAAATTATTGGTCATTAAATCCATTCTAGCATTAAGCGTCGATAAATTACAGGGGTTTTAGTTATACTTCAGTTTAAAATATGATAGGCAGAAGAAAATTGATTAGGTATTTCCGATTGTTGGAAACGATAAAGACTTAAAACCGTTATGGCGCGACCTTAGTCTGCGGGCTTTTCTTTGGCATTATCGTTTTCGACCGGCACATCGGGGAAGGGGACAATCACATTAACGCCCATATATTCGATAATATGAACGTGTATATTGTAAACTGCCTCAATGTTTTCAGGCGTTACGACTTCCATTCCGCCGTAAGCATAGACCTGCGAATCCTTTAAAAACAGGAAGCGGTCGCAATAACGGATAGCTAAGTTGAGATCATGGATTACAATTGCCACGCAGGTATCTTGCTCGGCGGCAATTTCCTTTACGATTCTAAGCACTTCGTGTTGATTGTGAGGGTCCAGGTTACTGGTCGGTTCATCAAGCATCAAAAGTTTCGGGTTCTGCGCCAAGGCTCGCGCCAGCATCACCCTTTGCAATTCCCCGCCCGAAAGCTCTGAAACATTCCGCAAAGCGAAATCTTGCAGCTTCATTTTTTCCATTATATCGCACACTATTTGGCGGTCCTCTGCCGTTTCATCCCATTTAATGTACGGTTTACGTCCCAGAAGCACCATATCAAAAACGGTCATCCCGATTGCGTTGTTATGTTGCGGAACATAAGCAATATTTTGGGCAATCGCATTACGGCTCATCGCAAGGATATTCTCTTTTTCCAGGAAAACCGCCCCTCTTTGAACGGGGCAAATACGGTCAATACATTTTAAAAGCGTACTTTTACCGGCGCCGTTATTGCCTAAAATAGCAATGCACCTGTTTTTTTGGATATCAAAGCTGATATCATCCAGGATATTTCCGGTGTTTTTATGATATGCGAAAGTGACTCCGTTTATCTCAATCATATGCCTTCATCCCTCTGAATAATAAGAACAGGAATAGGGGAGCCCCCAAAAATGATGTAATCGCCCCTATCGGAAGTATGACCGGCGCAATCACCAGCCTGCCAAACGTATCGGCCAGAATCAGAAGCAAGGCTCCGGCAACCGCGGAAGTCGGAATCAGGTAGCGGTAATCATTTCCGACAAAACGGCGCATTATATGCGGCGCAACAAGCCCCACAAAGCTGACAATCCCCACAAAAGATACGGCAACGGCGGCAATCAGTGTGCTGATGGACATACTTACAAGCATTACCGAGCGCGTATTAACACCTAAACTCTGGGCTGTATCGGTTCCGCTTACCATTGCATTGTAATTCCAGCGATTTAACAAAAAATAAATCATTGCCCCAACAAAGACAACTAACAGTATCAAAAGCTCCGGCCAGCCTGCCGCCCCCATATTGCCAAAGGTCCAAAAGACCACCGTACTGATTTTGGTTTCATCCGCAAAATATTGCAAAAGGGTCGTACCGCCAGCAAAAAGAGAACTTAAAGCAACACCGGCAAGGATAAGCCCTGCCGGCCCCAAATCCCTTTTTAACCTCGATAAAAGAATCACAACAACCGTTGATAACGAGCCGCACAAAAAGGCGCTTAGCGTTACAATATAAGGGTTATTGATTGTGATTGCGGTAGCGGCGGAACTGGTATTAACGACGCCGCCGCCGAAAACTATAATTCCCAACGCCGCGCCGAATGCGGCCCCCTGTGAAACACCCAGTGTTGAGGGCGAGGCCAGCGGGTTACGCAACACGCACTGCATTACGGCACCGGCAACCGCCAGAATTGCGCCAACCAATATTGATGCCACAACCCGAGGTAACCTGATATTCATAACAACCATATTGGAGAGATCCGAGCCTTGCCCGAACAGAACCTTGATTACTTCGGGGAGGGGGATATTCAGCGAGCCGGCACCGACCGCAAAAAAGGCCACCAGTACAGTTGCCAGAATTGCAACCGTAAAAGAAAGCCTTTTGCGCCTTACAAAAGCATCATATAATTGAAATTGTTGTGTAACGCGATTTTCTTTCATTCACTAATTTCCGATTGTAACTTTACCGTAACCGGCGCCGACTGCGACAAGTTCATCGAGGTAATTATCGACACCTAAAAAGAACTTAAATACCTCATTGGCCTTTGTTTCAAAATCAATATCCTTAAATTGTTCCGGATAAAGTAAGCTTGCCGCATAATAGGCATTTACAATCGGAATTTCAACGTTTGAATAATAGGAGGTTGAACTCGGATACTGATAGAGATTGCCATCTTTAACGGCAACCAGTTGAGCATAAAAATCAGGGTTTTTCCCGTAATCGGCATGCACCAAACCGACACCGCCACTATCAAAGAAAATATATTGCGGATTCCAAACGATAACTTTTTCTTTATCAATCAGAACACCGCTGGCTGTTTCGGATAGCCCTTCGGTAACATCGTTTGCCAAAATCGCTTGGAATACGGCGTATTTGGTATAAACCCCTTCTATCCCGTGAGCGCCTTTAAAGGTTGCGGCAGCCCCCAACACGGTGGGTTTATCGGCATCAGCTATCGCCGAAGCCCTGGCTTTTAAGTCCGCCAATGAATTATTGATGTAATTAATTACATCTTCCGCTCTATCACTGACTCCGCAGACATCTCCGATTATGCGCAGCGCTTGTTCATAGTCTTTCCCAAACAATTCACCCTGCGGGACAATTACAACGGGGGTTCCCGTTTTAGTTTGGATTTCATCCGCCAGTTCTTTGGGATATGAACAAATTATTACATCGGGGTTAACGCCAATGATTTCCTCCGGGTAATAAGCCGTTGCACCGGCTGAATCCGTACCGACAATCGGTACATTAGCCCATGTTTCTCTGTTGGCATAGGCATAAGCAGTTACGGGAGTCGCTTTTGTCGGATCCGAGCCGCTGTAACCGACTACTTTATCTGATAAACCGAGATAGGTAACCATACGAGGGGCATTCCCGAGCGGTACAATCCTTTCAACCTTTAAGGGAATTTCCACTGTCCGACCGGCGCTGTCGGTAATCGGTCTTGTTTCATCGGCTCCGTTTCCTCCGTTACCGGCACAGCCGACAAACCCTCCGAGTACGATTAGAATTGATAAAATAAATGCTGTTATTTTTTTCATTTGAACTACCAACCTCTATTATAATCTTTATTGCAACTGATACAAACGGCTTCGCCGTCCTGAAAACGCATTTGGAATTCCGCCGCATTCTCACCGCACACGGAGCATGTCAGGCTTTTAAAAAGCCTGGCCCTTTCCGGCAGCTCAAATTGGGGTTCGGAAAAGCTAAAGATTTCATCAACGGGCGCTTGCAAGAGGTATTCTTTCCAATCGTTGCGGTCTATTTCGTCTTTTCTGGAAACCTTTAAATAAACCCGCATTTTTTGACCGTCAGCACGATTATAAAAGGAAAACGCCTGCTTCCCGGTACCGCAGTAGATTAGATTACCTTTGCCGAAGGTACAACTTAAAAGGGCTTGCACGGCATCCACCCCACAGGCATCATTTTCGGTAATGCAGACTATTTGTTCGTCATCCGACACGCCAATACCCATTTTCTCAAACGCTGCCTCGCAGGCCTTAAAGCCAATCGCCAGCCCCGGACACTCGTGCCCGTGAAACGCCACCGCTTTTTCCCATAACTTTTTATTCATGTGGTTATCCTTCCTTTTAATCGGGTTTTATTTTATAAGTTCTTTCATTTTTTTATGCCATTCAGGGGTTCTTATTTCGTCGCCGCTGTTTTCCGGCACAAAACTTTTAATATCCAATACAGGGCTGCCGTTAACGGCATCAAGGCCGGTTACCTTCAGAATGTTGCCGTTTCGCTCCAACAAACGCACGGGGGTAACCAAAATTCCGTTTGGCCTTTTCGGGCTGTGAGTCGCAAAAATGCCGACCTCGGGGAAATCTTCTTGATTTCCAAACGGGAAAACGCGTGTTCCCATTTGTTCTTCTTGCGGAATTAAGTGCGCCCAATAGAGAATCATCAGATGTGAAAATTCTTCAGTGCCGCTAAGCATATCCGCATATTCGGGAAGGACCTCAATTTCGGAGACCGTTTCTTTTTGCTCACGCATTTTTTTAACCCTCTCCTGCCAGGATAGGGTTTGCATTCCTTTTGAATGAACCGGCTTTTGGATTTGGTTAGATACAAAACCAATCGGTTTTAGTTGTATGCATTCGGGCGCCGCAGTATCTTTTTCAACATCCATTTTTATTGAAACCTCCGGATATTTATTTAATCTCTTAACTATTATATGCAATTGCGAATCCTTGCATTATAAAAAATAAATCCGCGCTTATTTTTGTTATTAGCTACGGACGCGATTGAACACTCTCGGACTTTTAGCAGAAGGCGATGATAAACATCCGCAAAAAATTCTTTAAACCTACTTATAACCCATTTTAGAATCTAACCATCTTCGATTTTCTATATTGTTGCATACAATTGCATTTAGGTAATTATCTTATTGCAACAACTTGCAATAATGTACAACAAAGCTGATACTGCTGTCAAGTGAATTGATAAAAGGATTTTAATGAGGCCTTTTTAGGCATAAGATTTTCATAAAGAGGCCTAAAAAACTAACTGCCCGACTTAATTACCGGGCAGTTAATCCGAAAACATTTTTTAGCTGTATTTAAATAAGTTTACAATTTATTGCCGCAATTTTCACAAAACTTCATTCCGGCTTCAAACGGTTCTCCGCACTGTTGGCATTTTAATTCAATCGGCTTATTATTAAGAAGATCCACCAATACGGCAGCCGCTTCCGGCTTCTTATCATTGGCCTCGGAATCGTTTAAGATAACAAGCGCCCGGCATATTTGCAACGGGGGAACCGTATTTAGCGGGTTGACCCTGTTTATTTTCTTTAATGCGGAGGAAGCAAATTCGGCATTTTTTTCGATTTGAACCGTAGTTTGCAATAACTTGCGGGCAATCTCGTCATTTGTCTGATAGTACATCTACCTTACCTCCTGTGCCTTCATTTGGTTAACTTGCTCAGCTGTATAAGAGGTAGTTTCTCCGCTTACATTTTTAACCGTAACCGACCCGTCCTGTGCCAAATCAAGCCTGTTACCCTGGGCATCCACTACTGAACTGCTGCCGTCAACATTTGCCGACCAAGCTGTTCCTTCGGGGCTGACATAGGTAGCGCTGCCGTCCGCATCCTGTTTTAGCACACTGCCGTCGAAGCCTTTTATTTCCCCTGTCCCGTCCGGCTTAAATGTCCCCGAATTGCCGGTACTGTCTTTGATTTGGACAGTTCCGTTTTTATTTGTTTTAAGATCGTAGGTAACTCCTTTATCGTCCGTAACATGACAATCGGTCAGGTTCCCTTCGGCATCCGTATTAAAAAACGAGCCGTCGGCAAATTTTGCTCTTAATCCATCGGCATCAACGGTCAGTTTGTCGCCTGCGGCGGTTACCCCTTCCATGCTCCCGTCGGGCTTAACCGTAAGGGAATTGCCTCCTTCATCGGTTATTGAGCCCGAAAGATTACCGTCTTTATCAATATTAATTGTCCCATATTGGGTTTGATAAGTACCCGACCCATCGCCGTTTAAGGCAATAACGTCTCCATTAGCCGCAGTTATACTGCCCTCGGGGAAACCGTCCTCAGGAATATGCAAACTGCCGCCCCACCCCGAAACTATATCCATACTGCCATCTTCATTATTGGTAATCGTGCTTCGGGTTCCGTCAGCAGTTATTCTCTCAAAGTCGCCGTTGGGATGATGAATTTCAGAACCTTCAATCGGATCCCAAATATTTGCCGAACCGTCAGGATAATAGACCGCCCTGCCGCCGTTGGGGCTTTCGATATATTGCGTGCCGTCCGGAGATAAAGTGCCGACGGTTCCGTCCGGCGCTCTTTTGGTAACCGTACCGTTCGGATGACGTTGTACGATTGTACCCGGTTCGTCTCTGGGATCGGTTGAGATTTCCGGTAAATAAGAGGCTTGGCTTCCTCCGTATCCTCCGGCGCTATCAACGCCGCTAACAATCACGGCGCCGCCGACAGCGGCGACAGCCCCGGAAATAACAGCGGCAATCGCATGATGGGTATATCCAAAAACAATTGAATCAACAAAACCTTGCCCAAGAGCGTACAAATCCACCGCACCTAACTTGCTTGCAATTCCGACCGCCAAAACCGCGGGCACCAAACTATAAAATCCGCTCGGATTGTAATTTAAGACCGGTGCGGGTTTTAAATAACGAGCCAAGAAATTGTTCAAAACAACCAGTAAAAGCCCAATCCATGTCATATAATAACCGACACTAAAAATCCCGATATTAAAACGGAATCTAAAATCGCCGCCGAAAATTGATGCGATAGTCGGCGAAAGTGTAAACAGCAACAAGCCCGAAAGCGCCAGTATGAAATTGCGTTTGCGGTCGAGCTTCATTCCGCCCCAAAACATCAAAATAATGCTTACAATTACAATCAAAACAATCCCCGGGAAGGCATTGGTTGGCATTGAAAACAGATTTTGCGGTTTAAGAATCACGATGCTCAGATATTTGGGGAGGGTATCCGGTGAATGTCCGGTCGGCAAGAAAAGGGAATTTGCCACCGGCAAAAGGAAAACCATAAAGAAACAAATCTTGGCAACAATCGGGGTAATGAACGAAACCAAAGATTGCCACGGGGTAAATTGAATCGGCAGCCTGTTAAGCAGCTTTAGAATTGCAAACCCTAAAACGGTTGCCATAATAAGACCGACCGCGCCGTTAATGGCCGCGCCAAAGAGAATACCCGCAAGGATTGTAATCAGGAGGGGAATCCCATCCTTAGTGATTAACCACTTCAGACGACTCTTAAGTGATTGGACCATATTTTCAAAGTTTATCATCACCGGCTCTCCTTAAATAGTTATTCCAAGGTAAAAAGTTAAGCTGGCATTTCGTTTGAGGATATCATAAAAGAAAAATGATAGCAATACATTCAGGGTCTTATTTTACAAAAAATCAAGCCTTATGCTCCCTCTAAACAAATTAAACCTCGGAATTTTTAGGGGAAGAATCCGGTGTTTATACGGAAAAAGCCTTGATATCTATTGACACCGCCGGATTGCTAAACTAATATTCAAACAGGGGGATAAGGAGGTAAGTTTATGAACAAGTTTGATACTGTTTTTAACAAAAAAGACATACCATCCCACTGGGAAGTAATTTCCCGTTCCGACAGCGGGCGGCAACTCACCGTAAGGCTGGGGCATATAAACCCGGGAACCTATGCCGATAAGCTAATGGCCTCCGGCGGCACCCACGTTGATGAAAACGGCAACGCAATAGTTGTCCACGGCATCTCTGTACCCGTTACAATGACCCGTTTTTTTGATGCCATGATGGAACTTGCTCAAAGCGGAATGATCCCTGCCCTTAAACCGAGTGACATTTTAGCAACAAGAACTATGTACAACAAAATGCGTGATGAAAAATTCGATCTTGAACTGGCTGTGAGTATCGGCGATTACGGCAGTGAAGCGGCGGCCGAAGAGGCGTTGGAGAACCTAAACCCCACTCGCACCATGACAATCAGCGGCAGAAATATGCTTGATATTCTGAACGATCCGCAAATAAGGGAGCATATGACCGAAGAGCAATTAAAGATAATCGCCGGTCTTCCCGGTCAGTTGGCTCAAGTGCAAAGCGATATTAAATCGCAAAGCGGTTTGAGTTACTATCGGGATTCCTTCCTTGGCTATCCCGTTCTGGTTTTTGAAAAGGAAAACCTTATCCCTCAAAAGCCCGTTAAACCCCAAACCGCATCCTCTCAAAAAAAGCGCAAGCCGGCAGGCGGAGGGTTCGACAGTATGGCAATCGCAAGGCCAAAGACAGCGCCGCCTCCCGAAAAGCTAATCAATTACCTCGGACTCAAAGTCGGTAACTACCTGATAACCGGTTCGTTATTGTGCAATATCCCCTGCTGCCCTAAAGGCACGGAGTATTGCCACTCATTAACAAAACACGATGAAAAAGTGGAGCATTCTACCGAAGACGGGCATACCTATACAACCACGCATTGGCTGCCGGTGGCAAGCACTCTGGCTGCAGAAGGCTACATTAACCGTGAAGAAGTTACCGCCATGATACAAACTATTATTAACCAATTAAAGGCATTAAACTAACGGTTACTTCGATTATTTTATACGCTGCAAATCTCTATACGGGGATATCGGTTAATTACAGTTGCCGACGTTACCACAACCTATTAGGATAAATTCCGTTACGTAATATTGACCTAGATATATTGCACGTGTTATAAATTGTTTTAATTCCGCCATAATAATATAAGGGGTAAAAAAACAATATGAAAAACTCAATCCAAGCAAGAATAATTAACGCCTTAAAACAGGGTTCAGAAGGTGTTGGAGTAACTGATGTTCGTATCGGGCTGGGGTATACCTGTGTTAAGCTTGATAACGGCAACTTGGGGCTGGCATGGACTGCTCAAAACACAAGCGGCAGCTGCACCCATGAAAACAGAGCCGGTAAACTGGCCGGCAGCTCCGCCTCGGAACTTTTGGAATCGTTAGTGGATAACGCCAAACCCCTCTCGCGAACAATCGGCTTGGCAACCGCCAACGCATTGATTTCCGGCTTGCCGCGCCCGCAAACAGCGGAAGAAGACATTCTGGATTTAGTGGGTGTCACAGCGGATGACAAGGTGGCAATGGTTGGGTTTTTCGGGCCAATAATCGTTAAGCTAAAGAAAATAGGATGCAAACTCGATATCCTGGAATTAAAAAACGACAGGCCGGGAACCGTTTCGCCAGAAGACGGGCAAACAGCGCTTTCGAATTGCAGCGTGGCAATTATCACCGCAACCTCTATTATCACGAACACTTTTGACGATTTAGTCGGCAGACTCAATAATCCGCGGGCCGTAATCGTTCTTGGGCCGTCAACGCCAATGTACCCGCAGGTTTTTGCAAATACACCGGTAACACACTTGGCAGGTTCTTTGGTTAAAGATGCAGCGATGGCAGCAAAGGTTGTCTCCGAAGGCGGCGGAACGATGCTGCTTAGACCTTATCTGGATTTTAGAACAATCTGCCTTTAAACGGACAGTCGATCAATTCGGGTAAACGATTGCGCAGACAACGCCGTAACCTTGGGATATCAGTTTATCTGTACATGCATTCAGTGCTATAATCATGAATTGTATCGGCTTTAGTCTCTAAGCTTGAAATGCCGAGTTATAATTTTTGAGGTTTTGGGGAAATTAGCAAAAACGTAGCATTTGCCTTCAAAAAGATTACCCCGATTATATTCGGATATATTTTCCTGGGGATTGGCTTCGGTATCCTCTTGCAGGAAGCGGGATACAACGTGCTGTGGGCGCTTTTTGGCAGTCTCTTTATTTATGCCGGATCAATCCAATACTTAATGATACCGCTGCTTGTTACCGGCGCCCCGATTCTAACTGTTGCCGTGATGACCTTACTGATTAACTCCCGTCATATTTTTTACGGTATCGGTTTTATTGACCAATTTCGCGGGATGGGGCGGAAATATCCCTACATGGTTTTAGCACTTACCGATGAAACTTATGTTTTGTTAAGCACATGTAAATATCCTCCGGAAGTTGACCGCGATAAAGCCGCTTTTTACATTTCCTTATTCAATCACGGTTGGTGGATTTTCGGCTCCGTATTGGGTGTTTTAATAGGCACGCTGATTCCTTTTGATATGACCGGCATTGATTTCTGCATGACGGCTTTATTTGTTGTTCTGCTTACAAACCATATCAAACAAACCAAAAAATTAATTCCGGTTGTGATTGGCATAATTTCTGCTTTATTGTTTTTGCTGTTATTGGGCCCCGCCAATTTTATACTGCCGTCGCTGTGTTTAACGGTAGTTTTACTGGCACTGTTTAAAAACCGCATCGATCTAAGAAAAGAAGGGGCAGTATCGTAATGAGCGTTTCGGTGTGGTATGCCATCGCGGTTTTTGCAACAGTTGCGGTTTGTACTTGGGTAACCAGAGCACTGCCTTTTATGGTCTTTGGCAACAAAAAAGAACTGCCGCCGTTTGTAACCTACCTCGGGAAAGTTTTACCCGGCGCCATAATGGCAACGCTTGTAATTTATTGTTTAAGAGCAATTGATTTAACGCGATTCCCCTTTGGGCTGGCAGAGCTGATTTCGGTTGCCTTTGTTGTTGTCGTTCATTTATGGAGAAAGAACATGTTTTGGAGTATCGGCGGCGGAACCTTATGCTATATGATTTTAATCCGCACCGTTTTTCCTTTTTAGGATAAAATAAGACCCTTATATTACTGTATTATCTGAGCCTCCCACCAATTGTTCTTCTATATTCTTGATTTCATTTGCGGCTTCTTCGCCGTTTAGCGATTGGGATTAGTCATAAAGATAGTTACAACAAAATATTTGACTTGTTCGCCGCAACCATCTTGGATTTTGAACTCAGGCCTATGTAATAAAAAAGGCGGGCTCTAACAGAGCCCGCCTTTTCAAACTTTTTCAAAGCCGATAATTTAGCGGCCTATTTTTCTGTAGCAATCGCTGCAATAGACCGGCTTGTCACCGCGCGGTTGGAAAGGAACTTCGGTGGTTTGGCCGCAGCTGCCGCAAGTAGCGGGGTACATACGACGTGCCGAAGAAAAGTTTCCGCCTCCGCCGCGTTCGTTCTTCCTTGCCTGACGGCACGACTGACAACGCTTGGGCTCATTGGTATAACCCTTTGACTGGAAAAATTCTTGATCTTCAGCGCTGAAAGTAAACGTGACACCGCAGTCGGAACACTGGATTGTTTTGTCCTTGAAACTCATTGAATGACCTCCTCTTTTAAAATTTTTAGTTCAGAGTTTGAGTCATCCAATGGGGAGGAGAATATACCTTGATTCTGAATTCCTGTAATAACTTCAACTTAAACTACTACCCTAATTTTATAATAAGTTTGAAATTTTTGCAAAATCGTTTTGAAAAGGGGAAAAATAAAGCTGCATGAGGCCCGGCCTTGTTACGGCGGCCAAAAATCTGTAAACTGATATTCCTATGGATACTAATCAAATCATTGTTATCGGGGGCGGAGCCGGCGGGTTATTGGCGGCTGCCGGAGCGGCTGAAGAAGGAGCAAAAGTTCTTTTATTGGAAAAGACCTCTGCCATCGGCAATAAAATCCTAATTAGCGGAAAGACACGCTGTAATATAACCAATTCTAAAGAAGTCAGTGATT
Proteins encoded in this window:
- a CDS encoding DUF364 domain-containing protein → MKNSIQARIINALKQGSEGVGVTDVRIGLGYTCVKLDNGNLGLAWTAQNTSGSCTHENRAGKLAGSSASELLESLVDNAKPLSRTIGLATANALISGLPRPQTAEEDILDLVGVTADDKVAMVGFFGPIIVKLKKIGCKLDILELKNDRPGTVSPEDGQTALSNCSVAIITATSIITNTFDDLVGRLNNPRAVIVLGPSTPMYPQVFANTPVTHLAGSLVKDAAMAAKVVSEGGGTMLLRPYLDFRTICL
- a CDS encoding AzlC family ABC transporter permease, translating into MFGYIFLGIGFGILLQEAGYNVLWALFGSLFIYAGSIQYLMIPLLVTGAPILTVAVMTLLINSRHIFYGIGFIDQFRGMGRKYPYMVLALTDETYVLLSTCKYPPEVDRDKAAFYISLFNHGWWIFGSVLGVLIGTLIPFDMTGIDFCMTALFVVLLTNHIKQTKKLIPVVIGIISALLFLLLLGPANFILPSLCLTVVLLALFKNRIDLRKEGAVS
- a CDS encoding AzlD domain-containing protein; translation: MSVSVWYAIAVFATVAVCTWVTRALPFMVFGNKKELPPFVTYLGKVLPGAIMATLVIYCLRAIDLTRFPFGLAELISVAFVVVVHLWRKNMFWSIGGGTLCYMILIRTVFPF
- a CDS encoding zinc-ribbon domain containing protein; protein product: MSFKDKTIQCSDCGVTFTFSAEDQEFFQSKGYTNEPKRCQSCRQARKNERGGGGNFSSARRMYPATCGSCGQTTEVPFQPRGDKPVYCSDCYRKIGR